Proteins encoded within one genomic window of Setaria italica strain Yugu1 chromosome IV, Setaria_italica_v2.0, whole genome shotgun sequence:
- the LOC101778799 gene encoding aspartyl protease family protein At5g10770 produces MAYVAKQQHTLQWEISSVLVKSLRTMDDTAFRLSSLRTFTPNLGESNYYYIAHGGHRNGFVVVQTRSFESKSLCSASTSTWPQLGRASVPVVHRHGPCAPSQSSHKLSFAERLRLSRARANFIMSRASNGMVSTRDDDANVSIPTHLGGSVDSLEYVVTVGLGTPAVSQVLLMDTGSDLSWVQCAPCNSAACYPQKDPLFDPTKSSTYASIPCDTAACQNLTADRYQNGCTDGGAHCGYRVEYGDGSKTRGVYSTETLTLAPGVTVEDFRFGCGRDQRGDNDKYDGLVGLGGAPESLVVQTSPVYGRAFSYCLPALNSDAGFLALGAPRAADTSGFVFTPMSHLSDTATFYMVTLTGISVAGKQLDIPPSAFRGGMIIDSGTVITGLPQTAYNALQAAFRKAMEAYPLLPNGDLDTCYNFTGYSNVTVPKVAFTFSGGGTVDLDVHNGILLKDCLAFTESGPDVGLGIIGNVNQRTLEVLYDAGQGKVGFRAGAC; encoded by the exons ATGGCGTACGTGGCAAAGCAGCAACATACACTACAATGGGAAATTTCGTCCGTACTTGTTAAGAGTTTGAGGACAATGGATGACACAGCTTTTCGTCTTAGCAGTCTTCGCACCTTCACGCCGAATCTCGGTGAATCCAA CTACTACTACATCGCTCATGGAGGCCACCGGAATGGCTTCGTAGTGGTGCAAACCAGGTCTTTTGAGTCGAAATCACTATGCTCTGCATCCACAAGTACATGGCCTCAAT TGGGCCGCGCCTCCGTGCCAGTAGTGCACCGGCATGGACCATGCGCGCCGTCACAGTCCTCTCACAAGCTGTCCTTTGCCGAGAGACTCCGCCTAAGCCGCGCTCGTGCTAACTTCATCATGAGCAGAGCATCCAACGGCATGGTGAGTACGCGAGACGACGATGCCAACGTGAGCATCCCAACCCACCTGGGCGGATCCGTGGACTCTCTCGAGTACGTGGTCACGGTGGGCCTAGGCACGCCAGCCGTGTCGCAGGTCCTCCTCATGGACACCGGCAGCGACCTGTCGTGGGTGCAGTGCGCGCCGTGCAACTCCGCGGCGTGCTACCCGCAGAAGGACCCGCTGTTCGACCCGACCAAGTCTTCCACCTACGCTTCCATCCCCTGCGACACCGCCGCGTGCCAGAACCTCACCGCCGACCGCTACCAGAACGGCTGCACGGACGGCGGCGCCCATTGCGGATACCGCGTAGAGTACGGGGACGGATCCAAGACGAGGGGCGTGTACAGCACCGAGACGCTAACCCTCGCGCCCGGGGTCACCGTCGAGGATTTCCGTTTCGGCTGCGGCCGCGACCAGCGAGGCGACAACGACAAGTACGACGGTCTCGTCGGGCTCGGAGGCGCGCCGGAGTCGCTCGTCGTGCAGACGTCCCCGGTTTACGGCCGCGCCTTCTCGTACTGCCTCCCGGCGCTAAACAGCGACGCCGGGTTTCTTGCCCTCGGCGCGCCGAGAGCCGCCGACACGTCGGGCTTCGTGTTCACGCCGATGAGCCACCTCTCTGATACGGCAACGTTTTACATGGTGACGCTGACCGGCATCAGCGTGGCTGGGAAGCAGCTCGACATCCCGCCGTCGGCGTTCCGGGGAGGCATGATCATCGACTCCGGCACCGTCATCACGGGGCTCCCGCAAACCGCGTACAACGCGCTGCAGGCGGCGTTCCGGAAGGCCATGGAGGCGTACCCGCTGTTGCCAAATGGTGACCTTGACACCTGCTACAACTTCACCGGCTACAGCAACGTCACCGTGCCCAAGGTTGCCTTCACTTTCAGTGGCGGCGGCACCGTCGACCTCGACGTCCACAACGGGATTCTACTGAAGGACTGCCTCGCTTTCACCGAGTCTGGGCCAGACGTCGGCCTCGGCATAATCGGCAACGTGAATCAGCGCACGCTCGAGGTGCTCTACGACGCCGGCCAGGGTAAAGTCGGCTTCCGGGCTGGTGCCTGCTGA